ACGCGCCAGACGCTCAAGCTGGATGACAGCCTGCACTGGTCCGCCGGGGAACGCATGGCGCAGGAGAAAGAGGCATTCGGCTTTTTCTTCTCCGCCCATCCGGTCAGCCATTATGAGGTCGTCACCAGCGCCAATGGCGCGCGGCCCTTTGCGGCGGTGATTGAGGGTATGTCGCTCAAAGAAGGCGAACGCCGTCCGGCGACACTCGCGGTACTGGTCGAAGGCGCAAACCGCCGCCAGACCAAGCGCGGCCGCGATTTCGTGATGCTCGACCTGTCCGATGCCTCGGGCGGCTTTTCCGCCAGTTGCTTTGAGGAGCATCTGGTGCCGCAATTTGTCGAATGGGCGAAGGAGGGCGCGTGTGTGCTGCTCAATGTCGAACTTGACAGCAACAGCCCCGACCAACCCCCACGCGCCACCGTTCGCTCGGCGCAACCGCTGGATGGTTTGCAAACCGCAGCACGCCTAAAACTGACCTTCGAGACCAGCGAGGCGGCGACACTGAATATGCTGGCGACGATATTACAGAAACGCGGGGCAGGGCGCGGCGAAGTCGCGGCGCGGTTGATCCAGCCCGATCTGCCGCCGGTGGAGATGGTGCTGGGGCGGCGGTTCCGACTGGATAGCGAGCTGGTCGAAGAACTGGAACGGACGCCGGGTTTTGGGGATATTAGCTTGTCGGCGATACGTTCGGCGCGGCCAGAGGCGGTTGCTGGTTAGGGGTGGTTGGTTGAGGCTAATGGCGATACACGCATTCGTGTTCCCTCGCCCAACCGGCCACCACAGCAATCGGATAATAACGGCAGCAATAGCAACAATGCTGGTCAGCGCAGTACATCTAGCCAGAACAACAGTGCCGATCAGGAGGATTCTGAATAGCGATGGAGAGGCACAGATTGAACCTGCGGTCCACTCCACCCTTTGGTCGGACCCGCTGGCTATCCTTTCGTATGCATCCGGTTAATTGGATTACTATTATCGTGGGTGTTGTTGTTATCGGTAGTTATTTCGATTTATTATTGGGTGTTGACCTTCCGAAACGGGATTATATTGGAATTCCTCTGGTGATGTTGTTAGGGTGTTTAATAATATTCATCGCTGTTTACCCGGAATGTCTCTATCGCATCAGCTATGATGACGATGCGATCTATATGCGGCCACCCTGGTTTACCTGGGAATTGCGTCCCAAGCCCTTTGTCCGTCTGCCCTTTGACCATATTGGTCTGGTGACCGGAGAGCGTGCACCGATCAATCAGCTCTTCTATGGCAGCAACACCTTCACCCCGTTCCAACACGCCACTGTCTATCCCAGCATCTGGCCCGAGGACTGGGATGCAGACCAGGTGTTTCTGCTTACCGGCGCACAGTTGAAGGATCAGGAGTTTCGCGATCTTCTGTGGCTGATCAACGAGAAAGCCCCCGGCACGCTGGACGAGAATGTGATCGCTTTCCTCGAGAGTGAGCGCAGATTCTGATATGGTTTGGCACCCTTACTGGTATGAAAGTCAGCGGGATCGCGCCTTTGTATGATTTGAGGCCTGTCGCACAGGAATTACGAATTACAGTGCAGTTTACTCAACCCTTCGATCCTCTTTCCTGAGCCTTTCTGTCCTACATCAAAAGGCGCTGTTATGATTGTAGTGGCTCTTTCTCAATCTCGGTTTTGCGATTTTGCTTTGCGATAGAATAGGAGCTGGTGGCAATATCCTACGCTAGCATGCTTTTCTGAGCTTTATAGGTGTGAACTTTGTGAACTTAAGCGAGCGTGCCTGACACTCGTAACGGCATGACTTGATTCCTGATTGCCTTTTGTTTCACGCGAAGGCCGCGAAGATTTTTAAGGGGTTGCGCCTGGAGGAAACCCCTCCGCGCCTCCGTGTCTCCGCGTGAGAATAGATAGGTTGTTGCGTTAGGGTATGGCGCTTTCGTCGGCCCCGCAGAGACGGGGCCTGGGCTTCCTTTTAGAGACTCGCGCAAAGGCGCAAAGGCACAAAGAGGGTTATCCTTGATGCGGTCCCTTCGCGTCTTTGCGTCTTTGCGTGAGAATACTAGCCCCTACCCTTTAGGGGAGGGGTTGGGGTGGGGGCGTTCCAGAGGCGCGGCGCAAGTGGAGAACCCCCACCCCGCTGCGACTAAGCGCCTTCGCTAAAGCTACGGCGCTAAGTCTCACTGCCCCTCCCCTGAAGGAGGAGGGGGAGGAGTTGCGCGACCCCTTAAAAATCTTCGCGTTCTTCGCGTGAAACACTTTTGCGCAGATTCCGCAAAAACTGTCACCCACCCAAGAAAGGACAATCCCACAATAAAATACCTTATTCCCCAAAGCGATAGACAACCACACCCCGCCAAAACCCAAGGGTGACACACTGTAACCCTGTGTCACCTTTTGTTGGCTTTCGCCGCGACACGAGCCCCACAGAACCCATGGCTTGCACAACGCCAGAGAAGCGATACAGTGCGCACAAAATCACAACATATTCCAAGGAGAGAACAATGCTGGGTGCGATGCAGGATTTTGATTTGCGGGTGATGCATTTGCTCGACCATGCCGAGCGTGAGCATGGCGACAGGGAGATCATATCCTATTGGGCCGATGGCAGCGAGACGCGCAGCAGTTGGGGCGAGGTGGCCCGCGATGCGCGGCGTCTGGCCAAGGCACTGACCGCTATGGGCCTGCGGAAAACGGATCGCGTTGCCACTTTGGCGATGAACCATAGCCGCCATCTGGTGAGCTGGTATGGCGCGATTGGCATGGGTGGGGTGATCCACACCGTTAACCCGCGGCTGTTCGAGGATCAGCTCGAATATATCATGAACCATGCCGAGGATAAGGTGCTGCTCTATGATGCGATGTTCCAGCCGATCATCGACAAGATGAAGGACAAATGGACCACCATCGAGCATTATATCTGCTATGACCCACCTGCGGGCTCCGATGTTCAGGGTTTCGAGGCGCTGCTCGACACACAGGATGATGATTTTGCCTGGGTGACCGGCGATGAGCGCGATCCTTGCATGCTTTGCTATACCAGCGGCACCACGGGCAATCCCAAGGGCGTGCTGTATGAGCATCGCTCGACAGTGATCCATGCCATAGCCGAGATACAGCCGGCGGTGTTTGATTTATCGCCTGCCTCGGTGGCGCTGCCGGTGGTGCCGATGTTCCATGCGGCGGCCTGGGGCCTGCCTTTTGCCAGCGCGGTTGCGGGCGTGAAGATCGTCTATTCGGCGGTGAATGACCCGGCGGTGCTGACCATGTTGATGAACCGCGAAAAGGTAACCCACAGCGCCGGGGTGCCGACGGTCTGGCTTGCCATGTTCCAACATATGGACGCGACCGGCGAGCAGCCACAGCATCTGCAGGTGGTGACCATCGGTGGTTCTGCGGCACCGCGTGCCATGTGTGAGCGGATTATGAAAATGGGCTGCCGCGTCAATCATGCCTGGGGCATGACCGAGACCTCGCCCATTGGCACCATGGGCGCGCCTGCGCCGGGCTGGGATGAGCTAAGCCTGGACGAGCAACTTGATGTCGTTACCAAGCAGGGCAAAGTGCCATTTGGTGTTGAACTGCGCGTCGTCGATGATGACGACAATGTCCAGCCGCGCGATGGCCAGTCGAGCGGACGGCTGCAAATTCGCGGTCCCTGGGTGGTGAAGCGCTATTTCAAGGCCGAGGAGCATTCGCTGACCGAGGATGGCTGGTTCGATACCGGCGATGTCGCTGTGATCCATCCCGACAATGTGATGCAGATTACCGACCGCTCCAAAGATGTGATCAAGTCCGGCGGCGAGTGGATCAGCTCGGTCGAGTTGGAAAATGCCGCTGTCGGCATGGAAGGCGTGGCCGAAGCCGCGGCCATTGGCCTGCCGCACCCCAAATGGGACGAGCGGCCTTTGCTGATCGTGGTGCCCAATGAAGGTGCAACGCTGGAGCCGGACGCGGTGAAGGGGTATCTCTCCGACAAGATCGCCAAATGGTGGATGCCCGATGATGTGGTGTTCGTCGATGAACTGCCGCACACGGCGACCGGCAAGATCCTGAAGACGGCTTTGCGCGAGCAGTTTAAGGATCATGTGCTTTCGAGTGTTGAGGGGTAGGCGCTTGGAATAGTTTCACGCGAAGAACGCGAAGATTTTTAAGGGGTATGTGCGTTTTGCCTCTTCTTCGCGCCTTTGCGTCTTTGCGTGAGCATAATGTTTTTCTCCCCTGACGGGGAGAGACTTAGTTGGACTAAAACCCGAAATCGCCTTGTGCACCATGGTGGCGGGGCGGGATGAACAGGTCGGTACGCAGGCTGTAGCGGGTTTTGTCCATACCGTATTTGCGGCGCAAGGCGGTCATGCGTGTGGCGAGCAACTCCGCCCATGGCCCCTGTCCGCGAAAGCGGTTGAAGAAGCGTGGATCATTTTTGCGGCCGCCGCGCAGCGATTGAATGATGCTCATCACCTTTTTGGCGCGGTCGGGATAATGGGCGTCGAGCCATTCCTCGAATAAGGGCGCGACCTCATGTGGCAGGCGGACAGGAATGGCGGCAATGCCTTTGGCCCCGGCTCTTGCGGCTTCCATGGCGATGTTTTCCAGCTCATGATCGGTGATCGCCGGGATAATCGGGGCGATATTGATATTGGTGAAGATACCCGCTGCCGACAGCCGCCGCACAGCGTCCAGACGCTTAAGCGGGGAGGGCGCGCGTGGTTCCATAATCCGTGCTGTCCTACTGTCGAGCGTGGTGATAGAAATGGCGACCGCGGTAAGCTGTCTGCGCGCCAATTCTGCCAGCAGATCGATATCATCGGTCACGCGGTTCGATTTGGTGGTAATGCCAATGGGATGCAGCGTGTCGAGACAGACCTGCAAAATAGAACGGGTAATGCGATAGCGGTCTTCAATCGGCTGATAAGGGTCAGTATTGGTGCCGATCGCCAGCGGCTGCACAATATAGCCAGGCTTGGCCAGTTCGGTCAGCAACAGGTCGGCGGCATTGGGTTTGGCAAAAAGCTGGGTTTCAAAATCCAATCCCGGAGACAGGTTGTGATAGGCATGGGTCGGACGGGCATAGCAATAGATGCAGCCATGCTCACAGCCGCGATAGGCATTGATCGATCGGTCAAAGGGAATATCGGGGGATTTGTTGCGGGTGATGATAGTGCGCGGCTTTTCGACATGCACCTGGGTGCGTGGGCGCGGCTGTTTGCCGTCAATCTGTTCCTGCGCATCGCGCCAGTCACCATCCATGTTGGCTTGTTTATCGTCAAAGCGTGAGGAGGTGATGTTGCTGGCCGCGCCCCGGCCTTTATGAACGTGGCGATTGGCGTCGGGCCCCGGCGCAACCACGCCTTCGCCCGTCTCTGAAGAGCGGTTGGAGTGGGGATCGGGAACAGCTTTTGCCATGCCCCAAGGATAGAATGAGGGTTGAAACAAAACAAGAACAAAAATGTTCCTGCTGCTATTTCTCCGACAGTCTGGGCATCAGTTCGACGAAATTGCAGGGGCGATAGCGGCTATCGAGCTGATATTGCAAAATGCCGTCCCAGCCATCTTTCACCGCGCCATTGGAACCGGGCAGGGCGAAGATATAGGTTCCGCGCGCCAAGACCGCGCAGGCGCGCGATTGGATGGTTGATGTGCCGATATGTTCATAGCTCAGCCAGCGGAACAGCTCGCCAAAGCCAGGGATATCCTTCTTCTTGACCTGGTCCAGCGCCTCGGGTGTCACATCGCGACCAGTGAGGCCGGTACCGCCGGTGCTGATGATCGCATCAACATCGCGATCATCAATCCAGTTTAAGAGGCGCGCGACCAGCTTTTGCTTATCGTCTTTCTCAATGGCGCGGGCCTGCAGGTGATGGCCAGCAGCTTTGATGCGGTCGGCCAAGATATCACCGGAACTGTCGGTATCAGGGGTGCGCGTGTCGGAAACGGTCAAAAGCGCGATATTGATCGGGAGGAACCGGCGGCTCTCGTCAATCGCCACCGCTATGTACCTCGCTCAGCCGCACCAGCTCGCTGCCATTGCGATTGGGGAAGCGCGGCCACAGGCCCTGCGCCATGCCATGAGCGCTCTGGGAAGAGATGCCTGCCTGGGCCTCATATTTCCAATAGTTGCGCATCACGGTGCCAACATAGGCGCGGGTTTCATAATAGGGGATGGATTCGATATAGAGCAGCGGATCGTCCTGATCCTGGATGGTGCTGTTCCAGCGACCGACCGGAACCATGCCGGCATTATAGGCCGCCATGACTTTTGGCAGCAGGCCCTGTGTTTCGGTGCGCTTGCTGAGGGTCTCGAGATACAACTGACCCAGCGCCAGATTGACCTCCGGCTTGTTAAGATCTGCGGTGGAGACATCGAGACTATAGGCGCGCGCCATATCCTTGGCGGTGCCGGGACGCAGCTGCATCAGACCGCGGGCATTGGCCGGGCTGACAGCATTGGTGCGGAACGCCGATTCCTGCCAGACATGGGCATAGACCAGCGCCGGGTCGACCTTCCAGCCATTGACCGGCGTCCATGATGGTGCCGGGAAATTGGCAAGATCAGTCGGCGTAGCATTGTCCGGTGCATAATGGCCGAGCCAGGCCTGCAGGCGCGGCATTGCCATCTGTCCGGCGATCTTGACCAAGATATCATGATCCAGACCATTGGCGCGGCGCGCTTCATGGCGGATCAGCTCATCGGCAAGGCTGTCGCGGCCCAGGCTGGAGAGAGCGAGCGCCATCTTTGCATTGGGACTGCGTTGCAGCGCCTTGCGTTCATCAGAGGTCAGCTCGGTGCTGACGGTCTGGCTGGCCAGCGGCATACCCAGCGCCTCGCGTGCCAGCAGGCTGTAGAGAGCATCCTTCTGCTGTGCGGCCGCGCGCAGTGAGGCTTCCACCTTTGCAGGTTGGCCAGAACGCATCGCCGCGCGCGATGCCCAATAATAGCCCGCGCTCATCAGCTCGGGATTGCTGGCGAAGGTGCCAGCGCGATGAAAGGCGTGCTCGGCCCGTGCATAGTCTTTCAAACGCCATGCCGCGAGACCATGCACCCAATGGCTGTCAGCGAGCCATGGGCCAGAGCCGGTGATCGCCTGTGACGAAACATCGAGAGCCTTTTGTGGCTGGTTTTCAATATAATAGGACCAGGAAATACGCTGAAGCCACTCGGTGCGGCTTGCATCGTCAATGCCATCATCAACGGACTCAAAATAGCGCATAGCCCGATCGGGGTTGCTGTCCTTGATCGCGTCCAGAATGGCACCGGCATGGTGTTTGTGCAGACTGTTCCCGCCCTTTACCGAGCGGGGCTTGCCGCGCACCGGCGGACCTTTGTGATAAGAGAGGTGACGCTGGGCGTCATATAGCGAAATATTGGTGGCGCCGCGCCTCTCGGCAAGGCGGCTCAACTGCGCAGCTTGCGGAATATAGGGCGCATCGCGCAAAAGCTTTTCCAATGGCTCGCGCTCCACGCGAGGCGAGTTAGCCGCTAGATAAAGCTCGGCACGGAAGATCGGCGAGAGCAAATCATCTTTCGCGGTATCTGCAAGCTCCTGCGCGCGTGCCCAGTCCTGACGATCCAGCGCGGCGAAGAAATCGCGCGCGCGCCCGCGTTCTGAGCGTGACAATGCATTCTTGCTGTCTTGCGATGGACCATGTTCGGCATAATAATCAAAGCTAGTGGTTGCCGGAGCAGTAGCCATGGCAGGTGCGGCGGGTAAAGCCACACAAGCCGCCAGACTAAGTCCTATCAGCGATTTACCCATTCATCAGTCCCTTCAGCCTGAGCCAGTCTCTCCAAGCCGATCCCTTTATCGCCGGTGTTTTGGCCAGGGAACGCGGATGGAAGCTGGCGCTTGCCGGAATATTGCCGCCGTTAAGGTTAATAAAGCGTAAAGACCTGCGATTCTCGGCAAGGTCTTTTTCGGTCACAGCCATATTTGCGGTCTTGCTGCAAAGCATCACATATTCTGGCTGAAGCAATCCGGTCTGATGCGCGACCAGTTTGCGCCAGAACGGTCTCGTGCTGAGTTCTGCGTCAGCGTCAGCGCAATATTGCGGCAATATGCTGACAAATGCGCAATGATTCCGAGAGATTCCAATGGCATGCAATATCGCATCAAGCATGGTACCAGCCGCGCCGGAGAACAAAGCATCACTATCGTCCTCATCCGGCATATCGCTGATGACCAGCAATCTGGGTTTGGCCTGTACTGTCGGCGCTATGCTCGGGCCTATGCCGCTGACTGTTTTCAGTGCGTCGCTCTCGGGCCACCATTGCAACAGAGCATCCAGCGTATCGGGGAGTGCGATGTCCGTATCTGGTGGAGGCTTTTGTTCTTCAACTCTTGCAATAGGCTTTGGTGTCTGTCTAGTCGAGGAAGGCTTGGGATTGATTGGTGCAGGCGCAGTCTCTTCTTCAAACCAGCCTTGTGGTGCTTCGACATAATCCTGATCAACGCCCAGTTCTTGCCACCACTCCCAATAGCTTTGCAGCGCCTCAGCGGACATGGTGTCAGCGGCATTGGGGGCAGAATTATCGCTCATATTGGCTTTTGAACCGGTTTCTTTCCGCTTTCAGGCTGCGATGCCGTAGGGCAAATGACAAGCCCCTTGGTCAATGCGTCGCTTTTCGCTATCGGATTATGCAATCCAGCGCAATTGCGCACCATATATGTTCAAGCATTACCGCCGTGGGAGAGACGGCGATACAGGAGTGAATATGAGCGAACGGGAATCCATGCCTTATGACGTGGTGATTGTTGGCGGCGGCCCGGCGGGTCTGTCGGCGGCGATCCGATTGAAGCAGCTTGCCGCTGAATCAGGCAATGACATTGACGTCTGCATATTGGAAAAAGGTTCGGAAATCGGCGCGCATATCCTGTCCGGCGCGGTGATTGATCCGCGCTCGCTCGATGAGCTTATCCCCGATTGGCGCGAAAAAGACTGTCCGATGGCGCAGACACCGGTGACGGATAACCAGCACTGGATCCTCACCAAGACCAAAAAGTACGAAATTCCGCACTTTCTGCTGCCCTCGTTCATGAACAATAAGGGCACCTATACCGGCTCACTCGGCAATCTCTGCCGCTGGCTGGCGGAGCAGGCGGAAGAGCTGGGTGTCGAGATTTTCCCTGGCTTTGCTGCTGCGGAAATTCTTTATAACGAAGATGGTTCGGTTAAAGGTGTTGCCACTGGCGATATGGGCATTGCGCGTGATGGCAGCAAAAAGCCCGACTATGAGCCTGGTTTGGAGCTGCACGCAAAATATACCTTCTTTGCAGAGGGTGTGCGTGGACATCTTACAAAGATTCTCAAGAAGCAGTTTTCGCTGGATTCGGACAGTGAGCCGCAGGTTTATGGCCTCGGTATCAAGGAACTTTGGGATATTCCTGCCGACAAGCATTTCCCCGGCCGCGTTATTCACTCACAGGGCTGGCCACTGACTGAAGGCTCCAATGGCGGTGGTTTCCTCTATCATCAGGCCGATGGTCAGGTAGCGCTCGGCTTTGTCACCTGGCTTAACTATAAAAACCCGCATTTGCGCCCATTTGAAGAGATGCAGCGCTGGAAAACCCACCCGGAAATCCGCGCTATTCTCGAAGGCGGCAAGCGTGTTTCCTATGGCGCGCGCGCGATCAATGATGGCGGGTTGCAATCCATCCCCAAGCTGACCTTCCCCGGCGGTGCACTGATCGGCTGTTCTGCCGGTTTCCTCAACGTGCCGCGTATCAAGGGCACGCATACCGCGATGAAATCAGGCATGATGGCCGCAGAAGCCGCTTTTGCCGCGATCCACGAGCAGCGCAGCAGCGATGAGCTGACCGCCTATACGGATGCTTTTGAAAGCAGCTGGGTCAAGACCGAGCTCAGCAAGGTGCGCAATGTCGTGCCGCTGGTGAAGAAGTTCGGCGATACGCTGGGATCATTCTTTGCTGGTATCACCATGTGGGGTGAGCATCTGGGTATCAAAATGCCGTTCACTATGGGCCATAAGCCTGATCACACCTATCTGGTGCGCAAAGAGCATGCGCATGAGATTGAATACCCCAAGCCAGATAATGTCATCAGTTTTGATCGTCTGTCTTCGGTGTTTCTCTCCAATACCAATCATGAAGAGGATCAGCCGGTTCACCTGACGCTGAAAGACGCCGATATCCCGATTGCGCACAATCTGCCGCTCTATGATGAGCCTGCTCAGCGCTATTGCCCGGCGGGTGTTTATGAGGTGGTGGAAGAAGATGACGGCTCCAAACGCTTCCAGATCAATGCGCAGAACTGCGTCCATTGCAAAACCTGCGACATCAAGGACCCGACCCAGAATATCAACTGGGTAACGCCCGAAGGCGGGGGCGGGCCAAACTATCCCAATATGTGATGCCATCTGAGCTTAGCCAGATAGCGCCAGCAAAGTTAAACCTCGCGCTGCATGTAAGACGGCGGCGCGACGATGGCTATCATGATCTGGAAACGCTGTTCTGCTTTCTGGGTCATGGTGATTGCCTGACCGTGGGCGCGGCAGATGCGCTTTCGCTGGAGATTGTCGGGCCATTTGCTGATGAACTGGCGGTGGACGAGGATAATCTCGTCCTGCGCGCCGCACGCCTTATGGCTGGGCAGGCAGCTTGTGCGGCCAAAGCGCATATCATTCTGGAGAAGAACTTACCCATAGCCTCGGGCATTGGCGGTGGTTCGGCAGATGCGGCGGCTGCCCTGCGGTTGCTCAATCGCCTTTGGGGGCTGGACTGGTCGCCGGTACGTCTCGCTGAGCTCGGACTGGCGCTGGGTGCGGATGTCCCGGTCTGCGTGCATAGCCGCTATTGCGAAGCGCAGGGTGTGGGTGACGTCATGACGTTCAGTGCGCCTATATTGCCGGACAATACCCCGATATTGCTGGTGAATCCGAAGCAAGCGATTTCCACTCCGGCGATCTTCAAAGGCTGGGATGGTATCGACAAAGGGGCATTGCCTAAAGCCCGTTCACTGACAGCATTGCAGCATGAGATGCGCAATGATCTGACGCCATCGGCGGTTGCGATCTGCCCAGAAATTAAGCGGATATTGGATGCTTTGGGTGAGACCAATGCCGAACTGGTCCGCATGTCCGGCTCCGGTGCTACCTGTTTTGCCGTCTATGCCGATACAGCCAAGCGCGATGCGGCGCAGCGGACGATAGAAACACGCTTTCCCGACTATTGGACGTTGGCCAGCCATACGCTGAACCATGACTTTTAATCCGGTCGATTTCACACCATCACAACAGGGTGCGCCGCTGGAATCGCTGCTGATTATCGGCGATCATGCCTCTAACAGAGTTCCCGATGATCTTGATCTCGGCCTTGCGCCCTATGTGATGGATACCCATCGTGCGGTTGATCTGGGTACGGCGCAGGTCTCGGCGCTACTGGCCAGGCAATTTGGTTGTGCGGTTGCCAATGCCGCCGCCTCTCGCTTGGTGGTCGATCTCAACCGCCATCGCGATGACCCCGATGTTATCCCGCATGCCAGCGATGCGGTGGAGATCCCGGCCAACCAGATTGGAGAGGCTGCACATGAGGCAAGGCTGGTCACCTTTTATGACAGCTACCACGCCCGTGTTGGCGAAATCATAGAAACCATCCGGCCCAAGTTACTGATCTTCCTGCACAGTTTTGCACCGATGCTGGATAGCAAGCGGCATCAGGCGCGGCCTTGGCATTTCGGTATCATGTATGATCATGATCCAAGGGCAGGGCAGATTGCGCTCGATTATCTTTATGCCCGCGATATTCCGGTCGGCGATCAGCTGCCCTATTCGGGCAAAATCTATAACAGCACTATCAACCGCCATGGCGATGATCGCGGTATTGCCAATCTCGGGCTGGAGATACGGCAGGACTTACTGTTGGAT
The sequence above is drawn from the Parasphingorhabdus sp. SCSIO 66989 genome and encodes:
- a CDS encoding long-chain fatty acid--CoA ligase is translated as MLGAMQDFDLRVMHLLDHAEREHGDREIISYWADGSETRSSWGEVARDARRLAKALTAMGLRKTDRVATLAMNHSRHLVSWYGAIGMGGVIHTVNPRLFEDQLEYIMNHAEDKVLLYDAMFQPIIDKMKDKWTTIEHYICYDPPAGSDVQGFEALLDTQDDDFAWVTGDERDPCMLCYTSGTTGNPKGVLYEHRSTVIHAIAEIQPAVFDLSPASVALPVVPMFHAAAWGLPFASAVAGVKIVYSAVNDPAVLTMLMNREKVTHSAGVPTVWLAMFQHMDATGEQPQHLQVVTIGGSAAPRAMCERIMKMGCRVNHAWGMTETSPIGTMGAPAPGWDELSLDEQLDVVTKQGKVPFGVELRVVDDDDNVQPRDGQSSGRLQIRGPWVVKRYFKAEEHSLTEDGWFDTGDVAVIHPDNVMQITDRSKDVIKSGGEWISSVELENAAVGMEGVAEAAAIGLPHPKWDERPLLIVVPNEGATLEPDAVKGYLSDKIAKWWMPDDVVFVDELPHTATGKILKTALREQFKDHVLSSVEG
- a CDS encoding PA0069 family radical SAM protein, with protein sequence MAKAVPDPHSNRSSETGEGVVAPGPDANRHVHKGRGAASNITSSRFDDKQANMDGDWRDAQEQIDGKQPRPRTQVHVEKPRTIITRNKSPDIPFDRSINAYRGCEHGCIYCYARPTHAYHNLSPGLDFETQLFAKPNAADLLLTELAKPGYIVQPLAIGTNTDPYQPIEDRYRITRSILQVCLDTLHPIGITTKSNRVTDDIDLLAELARRQLTAVAISITTLDSRTARIMEPRAPSPLKRLDAVRRLSAAGIFTNINIAPIIPAITDHELENIAMEAARAGAKGIAAIPVRLPHEVAPLFEEWLDAHYPDRAKKVMSIIQSLRGGRKNDPRFFNRFRGQGPWAELLATRMTALRRKYGMDKTRYSLRTDLFIPPRHHGAQGDFGF
- the moaB gene encoding molybdenum cofactor biosynthesis protein B, with protein sequence MAIDESRRFLPINIALLTVSDTRTPDTDSSGDILADRIKAAGHHLQARAIEKDDKQKLVARLLNWIDDRDVDAIISTGGTGLTGRDVTPEALDQVKKKDIPGFGELFRWLSYEHIGTSTIQSRACAVLARGTYIFALPGSNGAVKDGWDGILQYQLDSRYRPCNFVELMPRLSEK
- a CDS encoding lytic transglycosylase domain-containing protein → MGKSLIGLSLAACVALPAAPAMATAPATTSFDYYAEHGPSQDSKNALSRSERGRARDFFAALDRQDWARAQELADTAKDDLLSPIFRAELYLAANSPRVEREPLEKLLRDAPYIPQAAQLSRLAERRGATNISLYDAQRHLSYHKGPPVRGKPRSVKGGNSLHKHHAGAILDAIKDSNPDRAMRYFESVDDGIDDASRTEWLQRISWSYYIENQPQKALDVSSQAITGSGPWLADSHWVHGLAAWRLKDYARAEHAFHRAGTFASNPELMSAGYYWASRAAMRSGQPAKVEASLRAAAQQKDALYSLLAREALGMPLASQTVSTELTSDERKALQRSPNAKMALALSSLGRDSLADELIRHEARRANGLDHDILVKIAGQMAMPRLQAWLGHYAPDNATPTDLANFPAPSWTPVNGWKVDPALVYAHVWQESAFRTNAVSPANARGLMQLRPGTAKDMARAYSLDVSTADLNKPEVNLALGQLYLETLSKRTETQGLLPKVMAAYNAGMVPVGRWNSTIQDQDDPLLYIESIPYYETRAYVGTVMRNYWKYEAQAGISSQSAHGMAQGLWPRFPNRNGSELVRLSEVHSGGD
- a CDS encoding uracil-DNA glycosylase family protein produces the protein MSDNSAPNAADTMSAEALQSYWEWWQELGVDQDYVEAPQGWFEEETAPAPINPKPSSTRQTPKPIARVEEQKPPPDTDIALPDTLDALLQWWPESDALKTVSGIGPSIAPTVQAKPRLLVISDMPDEDDSDALFSGAAGTMLDAILHAIGISRNHCAFVSILPQYCADADAELSTRPFWRKLVAHQTGLLQPEYVMLCSKTANMAVTEKDLAENRRSLRFINLNGGNIPASASFHPRSLAKTPAIKGSAWRDWLRLKGLMNG
- a CDS encoding electron transfer flavoprotein-ubiquinone oxidoreductase, with amino-acid sequence MSERESMPYDVVIVGGGPAGLSAAIRLKQLAAESGNDIDVCILEKGSEIGAHILSGAVIDPRSLDELIPDWREKDCPMAQTPVTDNQHWILTKTKKYEIPHFLLPSFMNNKGTYTGSLGNLCRWLAEQAEELGVEIFPGFAAAEILYNEDGSVKGVATGDMGIARDGSKKPDYEPGLELHAKYTFFAEGVRGHLTKILKKQFSLDSDSEPQVYGLGIKELWDIPADKHFPGRVIHSQGWPLTEGSNGGGFLYHQADGQVALGFVTWLNYKNPHLRPFEEMQRWKTHPEIRAILEGGKRVSYGARAINDGGLQSIPKLTFPGGALIGCSAGFLNVPRIKGTHTAMKSGMMAAEAAFAAIHEQRSSDELTAYTDAFESSWVKTELSKVRNVVPLVKKFGDTLGSFFAGITMWGEHLGIKMPFTMGHKPDHTYLVRKEHAHEIEYPKPDNVISFDRLSSVFLSNTNHEEDQPVHLTLKDADIPIAHNLPLYDEPAQRYCPAGVYEVVEEDDGSKRFQINAQNCVHCKTCDIKDPTQNINWVTPEGGGGPNYPNM
- a CDS encoding 4-(cytidine 5'-diphospho)-2-C-methyl-D-erythritol kinase; the encoded protein is MPSELSQIAPAKLNLALHVRRRRDDGYHDLETLFCFLGHGDCLTVGAADALSLEIVGPFADELAVDEDNLVLRAARLMAGQAACAAKAHIILEKNLPIASGIGGGSADAAAALRLLNRLWGLDWSPVRLAELGLALGADVPVCVHSRYCEAQGVGDVMTFSAPILPDNTPILLVNPKQAISTPAIFKGWDGIDKGALPKARSLTALQHEMRNDLTPSAVAICPEIKRILDALGETNAELVRMSGSGATCFAVYADTAKRDAAQRTIETRFPDYWTLASHTLNHDF
- a CDS encoding N-formylglutamate amidohydrolase, yielding MTFNPVDFTPSQQGAPLESLLIIGDHASNRVPDDLDLGLAPYVMDTHRAVDLGTAQVSALLARQFGCAVANAAASRLVVDLNRHRDDPDVIPHASDAVEIPANQIGEAAHEARLVTFYDSYHARVGEIIETIRPKLLIFLHSFAPMLDSKRHQARPWHFGIMYDHDPRAGQIALDYLYARDIPVGDQLPYSGKIYNSTINRHGDDRGIANLGLEIRQDLLLDDPRCAAMAQTVGDMAKMILSALKGQI